A region from the Lemur catta isolate mLemCat1 chromosome 7, mLemCat1.pri, whole genome shotgun sequence genome encodes:
- the LOC123641183 gene encoding olfactory receptor 8A1, whose amino-acid sequence MAAENHSKVTEFILGGLTNRPDLQLPLFLLFLGIYSVTMVGNLGMITLICLNSQLHTPMYYFLRHLSFVDLCYSSVITPKMLVNFVSENNIISYAGCMSQLYSFLVFVIAECYMLTVMAYDRYVAICRPLLYNIIMSHPVCSLLVAMVYAMGLIGSTVETGLMLKLPFCDHHISHYFCDILPLMKLSCSSTYEVEMTVFLLAGFNIIVTSLTVLVSYTFILSSILHISTTEGRSKAFSTCSSHLAAVGMFYGSTAFMYLKPSTASSLAQENVASVFYTTVIPMLNPLVYSLRNKEVKAAMQKTLKRKLF is encoded by the coding sequence ATGGCTGCAGAAAATCACTCTAAGGTGACAGAATTCATTCTAGGGGGATTAACAAACCGGCCAGACCTCCagctccctctcttcctcctcttcctcgggATCTACTCTGTCACCATGGTGGGGAACCTGGGCATGATCACCCTGATCTGTCTGAACTCTCAGCTTCACACCCCCATGTACTACTTCCTCAGACATTTGTCATTTGTGGATCTCTGCTACTCCTCTGTCATTACCCCTAAAATGCTGGTGAACTTTGTGTCAGAGAATAACATCATCTCCTATGCAGGGTGCATGTCACAGCTCTACTCCTTCCTTGTTTTTGTCATTGCTGAATGTTACATGCTGACGGTGATGGCCTACGACCGCTATGTCGCCATCTGCCGCCCTTTGCTTTACAACATCATCATGTCTCATCCAGTCTGCTCCCTGCTGGTGGCCATGGTCTACGCCATGGGACTCATTGGCTCCACAGTAGAGACTGGCCTCATGTTAAAACTGCCCTTCTGTGATCACCACATCAGTCATTATTTCTGTGACATCCTCCCTCTTATGAAGCTCTCCTGCTCTAGCACCTATGAGGTTGAGATGACAGTCTTCCTTTTGGCTGGATTCAACATCATAGTCACCAGCTTAACAGTCCTTGTTTCCTACACCTTCATCCTCTCCAGCATCCTCCATATCAGCACCACAGAGGGCAGGTCCAAAGCCTTCAGCACCTGCAGCTCCCACCTTGCAGCTGTGGGGATGTTCTATGGCTCAACTGCATTCATGTACTTAAAACCCTCCACAGCCAGTTCCCTGGCCCAGGAGAACGTGGCCTCTGTGTTCTACACCACAGTAATCCCCATGCTGAACCCCCTGGtctacagcctgaggaacaaGGAGGTAAAGGCTGCCATGCAGAAAACACTGAAGAGAAAACTGTTTTGA